The region TCCTAATAGAATTTGCCTAGGAATAGTTAAAGGTACAGATTTACTTGCTCTTGCTACAGGCTGGCTAATAATGAGTGATTTAAATATAACCTTTTTAGCAGTGGACCCACTTTACCAAAGACTAGGTTTAGGAATAAGGGTACTCTCAGAGTTAATAAATAAAGCAAAGAAATCTGGCATGAAAATTGCTACTATTGATGCAAAAGAAACAAATATCGCAGCCAAGGCACTATATAAGAAAATGGATTTTGAAGAAGTAAGATGTA is a window of Prochlorococcus marinus subsp. marinus str. CCMP1375 DNA encoding:
- a CDS encoding GNAT family N-acetyltransferase, with translation MQKLDLYLQTKVITIGIRDLKRCIDLDLKTLNGIWNNTQWEKELTDPNRICLGIVKGTDLLALATGWLIMSDLNITFLAVDPLYQRLGLGIRVLSELINKAKKSGMKIATIDAKETNIAAKALYKKMDFEEVRCRYNLYKDGNNAIIYQRLFY